Within the Acuticoccus sediminis genome, the region CAGGCCGTGCCGTTCCTGCGGCCGACCGGGGTGGACGGAGCGCGCGCCATCCTCACCACCCTCGCCGGCGCGACCCTTGGCGTCGCGGGCGTCGCCTTCTCGATCACCATCGTCGCGGTGAACTTCGCGAGCTCGAACTACGGGCCGCGGCTGATCGGCAACTTCATGGGCGACCGGGTGAACCAGGTGGTGCTCGGCGTGCTGGTCTCGACCTTCGTCTACTGCATCACCGTGCTGTCGACGGTCCACGCCCAGAACCAGACCTTCGACGGCGACGCGGGGGCGTTCGTGCCCCAGCTCTCGGTCCTTTTCGCGCTCGCGCTGACGCTCGTCTCGGTGGGCGCGCTCATCGGCTACATCCACCACGTGCCCGAGAGCATCAACATCATGAACCTCGTCGCCCGGATCGGCATGAAGCTGCGCGAGAGCATCCTGCGCACGCTCGACGAGGAGGCGGCCTGGCGCCGGGAGAACGTGACGGTGGACGTCTCGGCCTGGCGCAAGAACCCGCCGGACAGCGGCTCCACCCTGCGGGCCGACATGGCGGGTTACCTGCAGCAGATCGACATCGCCGGCCTCGCCGCGCTCGCCGACGAGGCGGAGGGGCAGATCGTCATCCACCGCGCGCCGGGCGACTTCATGACGGTGGACGAGCCGCTCCTCACCATCCACCCCGAGCAGGACGAAGCGTGGATGGAGAGCCTCAGGGCGCACGTCAGCCTCGGCTCGAACCGGACGGAGATGCAGGACGTGATGTTCCTCTCCGACCAGCTCGTCGAGGTGCTGATCCGTGCGCTGTCGCCGGGCGTCAACGATCCCAACACCGCGATCCTGTGCCTCGACTGGCTGCGCGCCGGCCTCTCGGCGTTCGCCAACCGCGAGCCGTGGCAGCCGGCGGACGCGGAGGGGCGCATCCTCTATACCCGCGCCACCTTCGAGACGATGCTGACCCGCTCCTTCGGCGACATGCGCCAGCACATCGCCGCGGACCGGAGCGTGACGCTGCACGCCATCGGCGTGCTGACCGACCTCGCGATCGTCGCCGCGACGCCGTCGATGCTGGCGGCGGTCACCGGCGAGCTCGACCGGCTGGCGACCGCCGCGGCGGAGCGGCTGCCGGAGTCCGTCGGGCGGGGCGAAGCCGAGCGCGCACTGGCGCTCGCCCGGTCGCGCATCGAATCGCGCGACCGGCAGCCCATCGGCATCGGCACCGCGCGCGAACCGCTGTAGCGGTCGCGCCCGGGGTCAGGTCACGAGGGTGGGGCCGCGGCGCAGGATCGCCTCGGCCTCGGCGACGGTGCGGCGGACGATCTCCCCGGCCGTCGGCGCGTCCGAGATGAGCCCTGCCGCCTCGCCGACGAAGACGCCGACCGCCTCGGGGTCGCCGGCCGCGAGGGCGGCCCCGTAGGCTTCCCGTTCGGCGGACGCGGCGGCGCGATGCTCGTCCGGCCGTCCCTCCCAGCGGGAGACGAACGCGTTGTTGAGGACACGGGCGGTGTATTGCGACGGCCACTCGTAGCCGCGGGCGATGTCGGTCGCGCGCTGGCGGATCGTGTCGTCGCCGCTCGCCGCTATCGCTGCGGCGTGGTGGCGCGGGTGCGACAGCGCCTCGGCGCTCGCCCAGAAGCGCGAGCCCATCAGCACGCCGTCGGCGCCCAGCGCCAGCGCCGCGGCGAGGCCCCGCCCGTCGGCGATGCCGCCCGCGGCGAGGAGAAGCATCTCCGTCCCCAGGGTGTCGCGCACCTCGGGCACCAGGGTCATCGTCCCGCGAACGGCGCCGTGGCCACCCGCTTCGGAGCCCTGCGCCACGACGATGTCGGCCCCCGCCTCCGCGGCGATCACCGCCCCCGCACGCGTCTGCACCTGGCAGATGAGGAGCGCGCCCGCCTCCCGCACCGCGGCGACGTAGGGGCGCGGATCGCCGAAGGAGAGCATCATCGCGGCCGGCCGGTGCGCCAGCGCCGCATGCAGGGCGCGGTCGTCGGTGTCGAGCCGCCATGTGATGAAGCCGCAGCCGACGCGGGTGTTGCCGGCGGAGCGGAACTCGGCCTCCACGAAGGCCGGGTCGGCGTAGCCGCCGCCGATGAGGCCGAGGCCGCCGGCCTCGGTCACGGCCGCGGCGAGGCGTCCGCCGGTGGCGAAGGCCATCGGGGCGCACAGGATCGGCGCCTCGATGCCGAGGCGCCCTGTCAGTCGGGTCGAGATCAAGGCTGGGTCGGTCCGCGCTGCGTCAGCCGGTGAAGCCCTGGCGGCCGGCGTTGGCCTCGGCGTCCTCGCGCGACTTGAACCCGCTGGGTGCAGCGCCGACGATCTGACCGTTGGAGGCGAGGCGCCGCCACCGCCAGTGGCCGCCCTTGTCCTCGTAGAACTCCCACTTGTCCTTGGCGTTCTTGCCGCGCTTGGCGTTCTTCTCGCAGTCGGCCTTGTCCTTGTAGCCTTCGCTCGCCGCGCCGACCACGGCGCCGGTCTCGTCGACCATGCGCCAGCGCCATTCGCCCGCCTTGTCCTGGTAGAGTTCGATCTGGTCTTTCTTCGCCTTCGTTGCCATGGCCGCCCTCACCTGCTTCGCCGCGTTCCGCGGTCTCGATTGACCATTGTTCGACAGATTTCCCGCCGAAAATGGTGGTTCGTTGCTGCTCAGCGGCTAAACCTAAATCGTTTGATCAATTTCGCGAAGAAATTTCCCGACGGATCCGGCTCTTTTTTCTGTTCCCGTCGCGGCTTGCGGCCCCGTGCCTTTTTGGCCTTACGCTTCGCGACCGCCTGCCGGACCGCCGAAATCCGCTCCAGAACGCGGTCGGCATGGTCGGCGATCTCGTCGGCAGGCATCAGCTTGTCGGCGATGTCTTCGCGGACCACGACCTTCGGCTCCGACAGCGCGAGGCCGTACGCCTCGGCGAACCACGCGGCCTCGGTGCGGCAGGGCCCGCGCACGGCGTCGAGGGCCGCGCGCGAGAAGGCGAAGCGCGGGCCGGCGATCTCGCTGAGGAGCTGCTTCTTGGCGCGGCGGACATTGGCGTCGACGCGGATGCCGCGCTCGGCCAGCGCCGGGTTGACGATATCGGCCACCAGCGCCGCGTTCATGGAGATCGACTCGTTGGAGCGCTCGATGACGAGACCCTCCGCGGCCCCGGGATGGCCGATCGCCTCCAGCATGTCCTCCTGGACGCTGCGGCCGTCCGCGATCACCGCGTCGTAGGACCGCACGATCATAGCGTCCCGGCCGAACACCTCGGCGTAACGCTCGACGCCGACGCGCAGCTCCCCGTCGTAGCCGCGCTCCTCGATCAAGGCGGTGGTGTCGGTGCCGAGCTTGATCTCGTTTTGTCCGCGGGAGATCGTGTAGCTCAGCGGGTGGCGGATATAGACCAGCACGCTGACCGCAAAGTCCGGGAACAGGCGGTCGACGATGGACTTCAGCAGCGCGACGTTGCGAGCGGAGTGCGTCAGCAGCGCCTCGCTGGAGAACATGTACGTGCCGGACTTGACGGTCGCCGCTTCCGCCGCGGCGCGCTCCATCAGAGTGAAGTCCGACGCCTCCTGCGCGCGGACGCCGGCGAGGTCCGCCTCGCCGGGGAAGCCGTTGCGGCGCGTCGCCCGGATGACGCGGCTGACCGCGCCATGGTTGCGGCTGATGGAGGCGTAGTGGACACCGTGGGCGGCGAGCCGTTCGCGCGAGGCGGCGAAGGTCGTTTGCGCCGAGGTCGACCCGGTCTTGATCGAGCCGACGTGTAGGACGAGCTGACGCATGTACTCCTCTGGTGCCGCGCCCTGCGGCAGGGCCGATGGCACGGCCGCACGCTGGTCGTTCGTTTGTCTCATTCCTAGAGCAGCTTGCGTGCCGACGGGTCAACCGCACGCAGCGACTGACCGCATCCCGGCGACGCCTCGACCGGACGGCGACGGCCGGGCCTGTCAGGCATCCGGGCCGCACGCATTGCGCGCGCCGCCCGTCTGCCGCGTCGTCACATCGTCGCGCCGATCTGCCAGGGCACGAACTCGTGGTCGCCGAGGCCCTGCGACTCGGACTTCGTCGCCTCGCCCGACGCCACCGCCAGGATGCGCTCGTAGATGTACCGGCCGACGTCCTCGACCGACGCTTCGCCGGACAGGATGACGCCCGCGTCGACGTCCATGTCCTCGTCCATCTTCTTCGCGAGCTCGGAGGTGGTCGCGACCTTGATCGTCGGCGCCGGCTTGGAGCCGAACGCGGAGCCGCGCCCCGTGGTGAAGACCACCACGTTGCAGCCGGACGCGATCTGGCCCGTCACGGACGCCGGGTCGTAGCCGGGCGAATCCATGAAGGCGAAGCCCGGCGTCGTCACCGGCTCGGCGTACTCGTAGACGCCGGTCAGCGGCGTGGTGCCGCCCTTCGCCGCCGCGCCGAGCGACTTCTCGAGGATGGTCGTCAGGCCGCCGCGCTTGTTGCCGGGCGAGGGGTTGTTGTCCATCGAGCCCTTGTTGCGGGCGACGTAGTCCTCCCACCAGCGGATCCGCTCGATGAGCTTGTCGCCGACCGGCTGGGAGGCGGCACGCTCGGCGAGGAGGTGCTCGGCGCCGTAGATCTCCGGCGTCTCCGCCAGCACGCCGGTGCCGCCCTGGCCGACCAGCAGGTCGCAGGCGTAGCCGAGCGCCGGGTTGGCGGTGATGCCGGACCACGCGTCCGAGCCGCCGCACTGAAGCGCCACCATCAGCTCCGACGCCGGGACCGGCTCGCGCTTGATGTCGTTGACGAGCGGCAGCATCGCCTCGACCTTGGCGATGCCCATGTCGACCGTCCGGCGCAGGCCGGCGACGTCCTGGATGTTCATCGTCGCGAAGGTCGGCCCCTGCTTCAGGCCGTAAGCCTCCAGCAGCCAGTCGATCTGGTTCATCTCGCAGCCGAGGCCGACCATGATCACGCCGCCGAGGTTCGGATGGCGCGCATAGCCCCACATCACGCGCTGCAGCGCCGCGAAGCCCTCGCCGGAGCCGGCCATGCCGCAGCCCGTGCCGTGCGCGAAGGCGACGACACCGTCGACGTTCGGATAGGCGGCGAGCTTCTCGGGCGTGAAGTGGGCGGCGATCTTGTGCGCGGCCGTCGCCGAGCAGTTCACGCTCGTCAGGAGGCCGATGTAGTTGCGCGTGCCGACACGCCCGGTGGCGCGGCGGTAGCCCATGAACGTGTCCCGCACCGCCGGCACCGGCGCCGGGCGCAGGTTGGTGCCGAACCTGTACTCGACGTCCGTCGCGCGGAATTCGAGGTTGTGGTCGTGGACGTGCTCGCCGGGCTGGATATCGGTCTTGGCGTAGCCGATGACCTGGGCGTACTTGCGGACCGGCTCGCCCTGATGAATGAGCCGCGTCGCGATCTTGTGGCCACGCGGGATCAGCGCGCGCGTCGTCACGCCCTCGACCACCTGGCCGGCCTCGAGGGGACGCGTCGCGGTGACGACATCGTCGGATGCGTCGAGCCGCACGGCAATCTCTGCAGACATAGGGGACGCCACCATCTTCAGTTTAGAACGGTTGAACTACTCTTCGCCCACAACCGCGTCAAACGGCTGCGCAAGGCCCTGCGGCCACTGACGGATTTTCCATGGAGCGGCGGCGACGGCGGGTCCGCCCGCGCTGCGCGGCTCGCTTCCGTGCCGGCGGCCCGACAGCCGCAGCCGACGGGTGCGCGGGACGGTGCCGCCTGCGCAGGGCCAAGGCGACGCGATGTTGCGGCCATCCCGCAGGCGGTGCAAGAGACACCCGCACCGGCACCTCGCTGCTGGCATGGCCGTTCAGAATAGTGCAGTGAGACACTGACCCTCTTGACGGCCTCGACCTGACCCTCGGAACGTAACCGCTGAGTTGATGACAGATCGCCCCATCCTCCTGACCGGCAGCGCAGGTTTCGTCGGCAAGATCATTGCCCCCATGCTGCGCGCGGCGTTCCCGGACACCCCTGTGATCGAAGTGGTGCGGGGACCGGAGACGAAGCCGGGGACGGTGGCCTGCGACCTCAGCGTCAAGGAGCAGACGTTCGAGCTGATGCGCGACACGGCGCCGGGGATCGTCGTGCACCTCGCGGCCTACTCCTCGGTCGGCCTCTCGCGGCAGAACGCCGAGGCCGTGTGGCGGGACAACGTGACCGCGTCCGTCTGGGTGGCGCGTGCGATCGACCAGTACGCGCCCGACGCGCTGGTGCTCGCCGCGAGCTCCGCCGAGGTCTACGGCCGCGCCCTCAACGACGGGACCGTCGACGAGACGACCCGCCCGCGGCCGAACGGCCCCTATGCCTGCTCCAAGGTCGTGGCCGAACACACCTTCATGTCGATGCTGCCGGAGACGGCCAGGCTGATCGTCGCGCGCCCGTTCAACCATATCGGCGTCGGGCAGACGGAGACGTTCGCCATCGCCTCCTTCGCGGCACAACTCGCCAGGATGG harbors:
- a CDS encoding DUF2254 domain-containing protein, giving the protein MRALIFRNLAELRQNYWFWPSLLTAVAFALGLLLPFIDQALGPGWMQAVPFLRPTGVDGARAILTTLAGATLGVAGVAFSITIVAVNFASSNYGPRLIGNFMGDRVNQVVLGVLVSTFVYCITVLSTVHAQNQTFDGDAGAFVPQLSVLFALALTLVSVGALIGYIHHVPESINIMNLVARIGMKLRESILRTLDEEAAWRRENVTVDVSAWRKNPPDSGSTLRADMAGYLQQIDIAGLAALADEAEGQIVIHRAPGDFMTVDEPLLTIHPEQDEAWMESLRAHVSLGSNRTEMQDVMFLSDQLVEVLIRALSPGVNDPNTAILCLDWLRAGLSAFANREPWQPADAEGRILYTRATFETMLTRSFGDMRQHIAADRSVTLHAIGVLTDLAIVAATPSMLAAVTGELDRLATAAAERLPESVGRGEAERALALARSRIESRDRQPIGIGTAREPL
- a CDS encoding NAD(P)H-dependent flavin oxidoreductase gives rise to the protein MISTRLTGRLGIEAPILCAPMAFATGGRLAAAVTEAGGLGLIGGGYADPAFVEAEFRSAGNTRVGCGFITWRLDTDDRALHAALAHRPAAMMLSFGDPRPYVAAVREAGALLICQVQTRAGAVIAAEAGADIVVAQGSEAGGHGAVRGTMTLVPEVRDTLGTEMLLLAAGGIADGRGLAAALALGADGVLMGSRFWASAEALSHPRHHAAAIAASGDDTIRQRATDIARGYEWPSQYTARVLNNAFVSRWEGRPDEHRAAASAEREAYGAALAAGDPEAVGVFVGEAAGLISDAPTAGEIVRRTVAEAEAILRRGPTLVT
- a CDS encoding DUF1508 domain-containing protein, which produces MATKAKKDQIELYQDKAGEWRWRMVDETGAVVGAASEGYKDKADCEKNAKRGKNAKDKWEFYEDKGGHWRWRRLASNGQIVGAAPSGFKSREDAEANAGRQGFTG
- a CDS encoding UxaA family hydrolase is translated as MSAEIAVRLDASDDVVTATRPLEAGQVVEGVTTRALIPRGHKIATRLIHQGEPVRKYAQVIGYAKTDIQPGEHVHDHNLEFRATDVEYRFGTNLRPAPVPAVRDTFMGYRRATGRVGTRNYIGLLTSVNCSATAAHKIAAHFTPEKLAAYPNVDGVVAFAHGTGCGMAGSGEGFAALQRVMWGYARHPNLGGVIMVGLGCEMNQIDWLLEAYGLKQGPTFATMNIQDVAGLRRTVDMGIAKVEAMLPLVNDIKREPVPASELMVALQCGGSDAWSGITANPALGYACDLLVGQGGTGVLAETPEIYGAEHLLAERAASQPVGDKLIERIRWWEDYVARNKGSMDNNPSPGNKRGGLTTILEKSLGAAAKGGTTPLTGVYEYAEPVTTPGFAFMDSPGYDPASVTGQIASGCNVVVFTTGRGSAFGSKPAPTIKVATTSELAKKMDEDMDVDAGVILSGEASVEDVGRYIYERILAVASGEATKSESQGLGDHEFVPWQIGATM
- a CDS encoding NAD-dependent epimerase/dehydratase family protein yields the protein MTDRPILLTGSAGFVGKIIAPMLRAAFPDTPVIEVVRGPETKPGTVACDLSVKEQTFELMRDTAPGIVVHLAAYSSVGLSRQNAEAVWRDNVTASVWVARAIDQYAPDALVLAASSAEVYGRALNDGTVDETTRPRPNGPYACSKVVAEHTFMSMLPETARLIVARPFNHIGVGQTETFAIASFAAQLARMEAGLVPPVMKVGNLSAARDIMDVRDVAATYVALLKLADRLPQRSILNIARGEATKMETLLDKLRAMASVPVRVEVDPARLRPNEIAVATASTERLRKLMPWPPERSIDDTLRAVLDDKRRVVREKEVPLATPS